In Nitrospira sp., a single genomic region encodes these proteins:
- a CDS encoding DUF3365 domain-containing protein, with protein sequence MKAQLTSLMLGAAMCATVIGAPSFARAGDESETAELLIALLKSGRAVVSEHQALINDPSKGNKGFTDEFMAHQVIEKFKAKTRVDLSRPNGVPQSAVLLALLEAEREVVLEGQPVINKQGVAFKGFIPAVFARKSGEKFYKKTGIRLKLTGTDYRYPGNKPDDFEAEVLRMFGDSRHPKGQQYAKATMVGGKPVMRVMDPEYAGPTCLTCHGGPKGERDITGTRKEGWKEGDLAGAISVVVPMR encoded by the coding sequence ATGAAGGCACAGTTAACATCACTCATGCTTGGTGCGGCGATGTGTGCGACGGTGATAGGGGCGCCATCGTTCGCTCGCGCAGGCGATGAGAGTGAGACAGCGGAATTGCTGATTGCACTGCTGAAATCAGGTCGCGCGGTGGTGTCGGAACATCAGGCACTGATTAACGATCCCAGCAAAGGCAATAAGGGATTCACGGACGAATTCATGGCCCATCAGGTCATTGAGAAATTTAAAGCGAAGACGCGCGTGGATCTGAGTCGCCCGAATGGAGTCCCGCAGAGCGCCGTCCTCCTGGCATTGCTCGAAGCGGAACGTGAAGTGGTGTTGGAAGGCCAGCCGGTGATCAATAAGCAGGGCGTTGCCTTCAAGGGATTTATTCCAGCGGTGTTCGCTCGAAAGTCAGGGGAAAAATTCTACAAGAAAACCGGCATTCGATTGAAATTAACGGGAACCGACTATCGTTACCCTGGCAACAAGCCGGATGATTTTGAGGCGGAAGTACTTCGAATGTTCGGCGATTCCCGCCATCCGAAGGGACAACAATATGCGAAGGCCACGATGGTCGGGGGCAAGCCGGTGATGCGTGTCATGGATCCTGAATATGCCGGCCCGACCTGTCTCACCTGCCATGGGGGGCCGAAAGGGGAACGGGATATTACCGGAACGAGAAAAGAAGGATGGAAAGAGGGAGATCTGGCCGGCGCAATCAGCGTCGTGGTGCCGATGCGGTAG
- a CDS encoding adenosylcobinamide amidohydrolase, which translates to MTPRLASRVQTRYCVTEQTLVIDLGGKRRVLSSAPQGGGLTVASFILNHQVESNPITNKHPRSHGDPARALRRLAVRLGVKQETVGLMTAVPMKQLVTARVSSGAVWVECFATVGVTNAVKAGEWPETDGRRSRAGAVGTINLMVVTNVGLSTAAMVGAVQVATESKTGVLRDHAVPSWTGLSGATGTGTDAVVIACRLRGAGPWHAYSGTHTMIGALIGQVVTRCVTRGLAKAKQWQERHA; encoded by the coding sequence GTGACACCGAGACTGGCATCACGCGTCCAGACTCGGTATTGCGTGACGGAGCAGACGCTGGTCATTGATCTCGGAGGCAAGAGGCGAGTGCTGTCTTCTGCCCCGCAAGGCGGCGGACTTACCGTTGCGTCGTTTATCCTGAATCACCAGGTCGAGTCGAATCCGATCACCAATAAGCATCCTCGATCTCACGGTGATCCTGCTCGGGCGCTCCGGCGACTCGCGGTCAGGCTGGGAGTAAAGCAGGAAACGGTTGGGCTCATGACGGCCGTTCCGATGAAACAGTTGGTCACCGCCAGGGTCTCGTCTGGCGCCGTCTGGGTTGAGTGCTTTGCTACTGTCGGTGTGACCAATGCGGTGAAGGCGGGGGAGTGGCCGGAGACGGACGGCCGTCGAAGCCGGGCAGGTGCAGTAGGAACAATTAATCTCATGGTGGTGACGAACGTCGGTCTGTCAACTGCGGCAATGGTTGGCGCAGTGCAGGTGGCCACAGAGAGCAAGACTGGTGTCTTGAGAGATCATGCCGTGCCGAGTTGGACCGGACTGTCTGGCGCCACCGGGACCGGGACCGATGCGGTGGTGATTGCATGCCGGCTTCGTGGAGCGGGACCCTGGCATGCCTATAGCGGAACCCATACCATGATCGGGGCGCTGATCGGGCAAGTTGTTACTCGGTGTGTGACTCGCGGTCTAGCGAAGGCGAAGCAATGGCAGGAGCGGCACGCATGA
- a CDS encoding chemotaxis protein CheW has product MEPALSTSQSVGAVLADGVKAPGPSRICLITLGGELFAIDLRHVREVFELESVTPVPGMPSTLVGVANLRGTVMPLADLRPSLGIPSTASLPFVVVVRHGQQQVGILIDAVPEIRTIHPDDLLNATSRGLSESRPFLSGLAKIEERMSGMVDVQKLLACVEGVLN; this is encoded by the coding sequence ATGGAACCAGCTCTCAGCACATCGCAATCTGTCGGGGCTGTCCTGGCTGACGGTGTCAAAGCACCCGGCCCGTCGCGTATCTGCCTCATAACTCTCGGGGGGGAACTGTTTGCCATTGATTTGCGTCATGTACGAGAAGTCTTTGAGCTGGAATCCGTGACACCCGTTCCTGGGATGCCGTCCACATTAGTGGGGGTGGCCAATCTTCGGGGTACGGTCATGCCCTTGGCAGATCTACGTCCGTCGCTCGGGATTCCGTCGACCGCGTCACTGCCTTTCGTGGTGGTTGTCCGCCATGGTCAGCAGCAGGTCGGCATTCTGATCGACGCCGTCCCTGAAATTCGTACGATCCATCCCGATGATCTGTTGAACGCGACGTCAAGGGGATTATCGGAGTCCCGGCCATTTCTTTCAGGACTGGCCAAGATTGAAGAGCGCATGAGCGGCATGGTCGATGTGCAGAAGCTCTTGGCCTGTGTGGAAGGTGTGTTGAATTAG
- the cobD gene encoding threonine-phosphate decarboxylase CobD yields the protein MAPVKKSVHGGDVYAASRELGRKITELIDFSASINPLGPSPNVWRAITGARHLLPHYPDPECWDLRQALASRWHVKPGQILVGNGSMELIYALPRVLKIDHLLLVQPTFSEYAASMARAGGRVTTVCAERDEQYALPIDRLCGLLERPPKGFRTIEGIVLCNPNSPTGQACEADEVMKLARAAQRRGVWLIVDETFTDYCPERSILSLVSSWSRVVILRSLTKFYGLPGLRVGYAVAATTVIQRLRNELPPWSVNIMGQVAALAALQDTAHAKRSLQFVEEERTRISSALACLPGCTVFPAHANFIFVELPPAWPARSMAERLRREGLLIRDCSSVPGANPRSIRIAVRSRQDNDRLLKSLSRVLRESRS from the coding sequence GTGGCGCCAGTAAAGAAATCCGTTCACGGTGGCGATGTGTATGCGGCCTCGCGCGAGCTCGGGCGGAAGATCACCGAGCTGATCGATTTCAGCGCCAGCATTAATCCGCTGGGGCCCTCTCCGAACGTGTGGCGCGCCATCACCGGGGCACGTCATCTCCTCCCTCATTATCCCGACCCTGAGTGTTGGGATCTTCGTCAGGCGCTCGCGAGTCGTTGGCACGTCAAGCCAGGACAGATTCTGGTGGGGAACGGCTCGATGGAGTTGATCTATGCGCTTCCGCGGGTGCTCAAGATCGATCACCTCTTGCTGGTCCAACCGACATTTTCGGAATATGCCGCGTCGATGGCGCGGGCCGGCGGGCGCGTCACGACGGTGTGCGCAGAGCGAGATGAACAGTATGCATTGCCCATCGATCGCCTCTGTGGGTTACTGGAACGGCCTCCCAAGGGCTTTCGGACGATCGAGGGGATCGTGTTGTGCAATCCCAATAGTCCGACAGGGCAGGCCTGCGAGGCTGATGAGGTCATGAAGCTGGCGCGTGCCGCGCAGCGACGGGGCGTCTGGTTGATTGTCGACGAAACTTTCACGGATTACTGCCCGGAACGGTCTATCCTTTCCCTCGTGTCATCCTGGTCCAGAGTGGTGATCCTGCGCAGCCTGACAAAGTTCTATGGATTGCCGGGATTGCGGGTCGGGTATGCGGTTGCGGCCACTACCGTCATCCAGCGATTGCGCAATGAATTGCCGCCCTGGTCCGTCAATATCATGGGGCAGGTGGCCGCATTGGCCGCGCTGCAGGATACGGCTCATGCGAAGAGGAGCCTCCAGTTCGTCGAGGAAGAGCGGACTCGAATCTCCAGCGCGCTTGCGTGCTTGCCGGGATGCACGGTGTTCCCGGCGCATGCCAATTTCATCTTCGTGGAGTTGCCGCCTGCATGGCCGGCGAGGAGCATGGCCGAACGGCTGAGGCGTGAAGGATTGCTCATTCGGGATTGTTCCTCGGTCCCAGGCGCGAATCCTCGTTCGATCCGAATCGCGGTCAGGTCCCGACAGGATAACGATCGGCTCCTGAAATCGCTCTCTCGAGTGCTGAGGGAGAGCCGATCGTGA
- a CDS encoding cobyric acid synthase produces the protein MKARALAVLGTGSDVGKSLITAGLCRLFLRAGIRVAPFKAQNMSNNSFVTPDGKEIGRAQALQAQACGLDPDADMNPILMKPESDRSAQIVVQGKVWGKAEARTYFEQRTELAERVQESYGRLAGQYDAVIIEGAGSAAEMNLRDRDLANWSAVEMADARVVLVADIDRGGVFAQVIGTLDLLAPHERARVVGIIINKFRGDASLFHDGVRFIEQRTGLPVLGVVPMLRGLILDQEDAVDVEGRRHAVFAKERVNIAVALLPRMSNFTDFNPLIAEPDVVVRYAATSADLDGADVIVIPGSKNTIDDLAYLRQSGMAASIGRHASAGAEVVGICGGYQMLGRSIADPDGVEAGGEVEGFGLLDVTTRLATAKTTQWVEGESLEFEPQRSLPIRGYWIHMGQTTRCGARSCFHVRSIGGEAGQPEGGGEAGSDGAVNETGLIWGTYVHGVFDLPDFRRAWINRIRGRKSLPPLADGVSRDISQALASQLDVWADHLQLHLDLRPLIQAVATRL, from the coding sequence ATGAAAGCTCGCGCACTGGCGGTGCTTGGAACGGGTTCTGATGTCGGGAAAAGTCTGATCACGGCGGGGCTTTGCCGACTGTTTCTTCGAGCCGGTATCCGGGTTGCCCCTTTCAAGGCGCAGAACATGTCGAATAATTCCTTCGTAACGCCGGACGGGAAGGAAATCGGCCGTGCCCAGGCGCTGCAGGCGCAGGCCTGCGGTCTTGATCCTGATGCCGATATGAATCCGATTTTGATGAAGCCGGAATCGGATCGTAGTGCGCAGATCGTCGTGCAAGGGAAGGTCTGGGGCAAGGCGGAAGCCAGAACCTATTTTGAGCAGCGGACAGAATTGGCCGAACGAGTGCAAGAGAGCTACGGTCGATTGGCTGGTCAATATGATGCCGTGATCATTGAGGGAGCCGGGAGTGCGGCCGAAATGAATTTGAGGGATCGTGATCTGGCCAATTGGTCTGCGGTGGAGATGGCGGATGCACGAGTCGTGTTGGTGGCTGATATCGATCGGGGCGGCGTGTTTGCGCAGGTCATCGGCACGCTGGATTTGCTGGCTCCCCATGAGCGCGCGCGGGTCGTCGGGATTATCATCAACAAATTTCGGGGCGATGCCAGCTTGTTCCATGACGGAGTGCGGTTTATCGAACAGAGGACTGGCCTACCTGTTCTAGGGGTCGTGCCCATGTTGCGGGGCCTGATCCTCGATCAGGAAGATGCCGTTGATGTCGAGGGCCGTCGTCATGCGGTGTTCGCCAAGGAGCGAGTCAACATCGCGGTGGCCTTATTGCCGCGGATGAGCAACTTTACCGATTTCAATCCGCTGATTGCGGAGCCTGATGTCGTGGTTCGCTATGCCGCGACGTCGGCAGATCTTGATGGTGCCGATGTGATTGTGATTCCAGGGAGTAAGAACACGATCGACGATCTTGCCTACCTCCGTCAGTCCGGGATGGCAGCATCGATTGGTCGCCATGCGAGTGCCGGGGCTGAGGTCGTTGGCATCTGTGGTGGGTATCAGATGCTGGGGCGGAGCATTGCGGATCCTGACGGGGTCGAAGCTGGGGGCGAGGTTGAAGGGTTTGGGCTATTAGATGTGACGACCAGGCTCGCGACGGCCAAGACGACACAATGGGTCGAGGGGGAGTCTCTGGAGTTCGAGCCGCAACGCAGTTTGCCAATTCGAGGGTATTGGATTCATATGGGGCAGACGACCCGATGTGGAGCGCGATCCTGCTTTCATGTTCGCTCCATCGGGGGAGAGGCCGGACAGCCGGAGGGAGGGGGAGAGGCGGGGTCTGATGGAGCTGTGAACGAAACCGGTTTGATCTGGGGTACCTATGTTCATGGCGTCTTCGATCTTCCCGACTTCAGGCGCGCCTGGATTAACCGCATTCGTGGTCGAAAGTCGCTCCCGCCTTTGGCTGACGGAGTCTCGCGGGATATTTCTCAGGCACTCGCCAGTCAGCTCGATGTCTGGGCTGATCATCTGCAGCTACATCTTGATCTCAGGCCGCTCATCCAGGCTGTCGCCACTCGTCTCTAA
- a CDS encoding Hpt domain-containing protein, whose amino-acid sequence MSAEFDPDNLMAIFVAEAVDGMAELKRALHPVDGSVPSPQELHEQFIVAHRIRGAAALYGFAGIAQLSERLESLFEQSHMVPETDWLRAVGAMREIVQGVQLQLDVIGQGGGEDQVTIDRCLAVSDGFLLAETTGQVASITDGGARDFGDGAQVSQDYLVPNVDAEVLSYFVPEALEYLDTIDSLIRNLQAHPHDEDAIYRLFRTAHTLKGSGHTVGFTVIGDIAYPMEECMGKVRERRIQLSDALFEGLTRAVGIIRLALRRDPTYVPQLQHDVPAVINFLTQLRDGEAVVVAPSPSSVVQVATAPSGAATVDGEAAASPVLSAEYLIPQLDPEVLSYFAPEAQEYLETLEANLLRLDKNVQDDELINQLFRTAHTLKGSAYTVGFQSIGDLVHHIEDFMGAVRDGHLAVQPGQTDLLLRAVDVVRVLMRRDPATLATTQHRFASALAELKVLHDGGVPSMEPVVSNDAATPLMPAPAGPNEEAAQPKAADGRSAEDREVIRVSRDRLERLLNLVGELVIGRGRLEQRLRVLEQLSQQVLACKSRLVDAVQSFEEKHTFTFPATPAASTETVAPGMAGLSDFGSLEFDKYDDFNILARRISEVTADITESMSQLSGSIRRSHDDMSQLQQLTLGMRDEIARARMVPIGTPFTRFRRAIREIARASGKEVSLVTSGEHTEVDTGVVERLVDPLVHLVRNAVYHGIEPAGARVAKGKPAVGTVYLHAAHRGNSIIIEVEDDGAGLDLKRIRTKAANLGLARPEQIQAMPDAEALKFIFAPGFSTAEKVGDQAGRGVGLDVVKRVIEGMNGHIDVESLPGVGTKFTLDLPLTLLIATALMVRVGSERYAIPLPNVREVTMPTVGSLQHMGERAILQMGEEAIDLYSLRHLIRRESGMVDISMPVVVVRTVSGPIGLAVDELLGRQEIVIKSLGTLRSMERSCFGGATIDPEGHVVLVVDTGRLLARESRESAAMLAAPETTVGTHQDAGQSTDGQGPAMASILLIDDSLSIRKFVGRMLENAGYQVDTAVDGEDGLRKASAHSYRLIFTDLEMPKLNGLEVIQALRSRPQTQQTPVVVMTTRAGDKHRQMALNIGASSYIAKPVEERALLQEVERWVGQVTTARK is encoded by the coding sequence ATGAGCGCTGAATTTGATCCGGACAATCTGATGGCCATTTTTGTGGCCGAGGCCGTCGATGGCATGGCCGAGCTCAAGCGCGCCTTACATCCAGTCGATGGGTCCGTCCCAAGTCCGCAAGAATTGCATGAGCAATTCATTGTGGCTCACCGGATTCGAGGGGCTGCGGCGCTCTATGGATTTGCCGGCATCGCACAGTTAAGCGAGCGGCTGGAATCGTTGTTTGAGCAGAGTCACATGGTTCCTGAGACGGACTGGCTTCGCGCCGTTGGTGCGATGCGGGAAATTGTGCAGGGCGTCCAGCTGCAGCTCGATGTGATCGGACAAGGTGGGGGTGAAGATCAGGTGACGATCGATCGATGCCTGGCCGTGTCCGATGGGTTTCTCCTCGCTGAAACCACCGGTCAGGTGGCCTCTATCACCGATGGCGGTGCACGGGATTTCGGAGATGGCGCTCAAGTGAGTCAGGATTATCTTGTGCCAAACGTGGATGCGGAAGTGTTGTCCTACTTCGTCCCCGAGGCATTGGAATACCTGGATACGATTGATAGCCTGATTCGGAATTTGCAGGCTCACCCACACGACGAGGATGCGATCTACCGACTCTTTAGAACGGCTCATACCTTGAAAGGATCAGGCCATACGGTTGGCTTTACCGTCATCGGCGATATTGCCTATCCCATGGAAGAGTGTATGGGGAAGGTTCGTGAACGACGGATTCAGCTGAGCGACGCGCTCTTCGAGGGATTGACCCGTGCGGTTGGCATTATTCGGCTGGCACTGCGGCGAGATCCAACCTATGTACCGCAATTACAGCATGATGTGCCGGCTGTGATTAACTTCCTGACGCAGTTGCGGGATGGTGAGGCAGTCGTGGTCGCGCCATCACCTTCTTCGGTTGTTCAGGTAGCGACGGCGCCTTCAGGTGCGGCGACAGTCGATGGCGAAGCGGCGGCGAGCCCGGTGCTATCGGCTGAGTATTTGATTCCGCAACTGGATCCCGAGGTGCTGTCTTACTTTGCCCCGGAGGCCCAGGAGTATTTGGAAACGCTTGAGGCCAATCTCCTGCGGCTGGATAAGAACGTTCAGGACGACGAATTGATCAATCAATTGTTCCGGACTGCGCATACCCTCAAGGGGTCTGCGTATACCGTAGGGTTTCAATCCATCGGCGATCTGGTCCATCACATTGAAGACTTTATGGGAGCGGTGCGTGACGGGCATTTGGCTGTGCAGCCCGGTCAGACAGATTTATTGCTTCGAGCCGTCGATGTCGTTCGCGTGCTGATGCGCCGTGACCCTGCGACTCTGGCGACAACTCAGCACCGATTCGCCTCCGCGCTCGCTGAGCTGAAAGTTCTGCATGATGGCGGTGTCCCAAGTATGGAGCCGGTTGTCTCGAACGATGCTGCGACTCCTCTCATGCCAGCGCCTGCCGGACCCAATGAAGAAGCGGCTCAACCCAAAGCCGCCGATGGACGGTCTGCAGAAGATCGTGAAGTGATTCGGGTCAGCCGGGACCGACTAGAGCGACTGCTGAATCTGGTCGGTGAATTGGTCATTGGGCGAGGCCGGTTAGAGCAGCGTCTTCGGGTGTTAGAGCAGCTATCTCAACAAGTATTAGCCTGCAAATCCAGGCTGGTCGATGCCGTACAATCGTTTGAAGAGAAACATACGTTCACATTTCCGGCCACTCCTGCAGCTTCCACAGAGACTGTCGCTCCAGGCATGGCTGGCTTAAGCGATTTCGGCAGTCTGGAGTTCGATAAGTATGACGATTTCAATATTCTGGCGAGACGCATCAGTGAGGTGACCGCTGATATTACGGAATCGATGTCGCAACTGAGCGGATCCATCCGCCGATCCCATGATGATATGAGCCAGTTGCAGCAGCTGACCCTCGGTATGCGGGATGAAATCGCGCGTGCCCGCATGGTTCCCATCGGGACTCCGTTTACGCGGTTCCGCCGAGCGATTCGGGAGATTGCCCGTGCCTCAGGGAAAGAAGTGTCGCTGGTGACGTCCGGTGAACATACCGAGGTGGATACGGGGGTCGTGGAGCGCCTCGTCGACCCCTTGGTCCATCTTGTGCGCAATGCGGTGTACCACGGCATTGAACCCGCCGGCGCTCGAGTGGCGAAAGGAAAACCAGCGGTTGGCACGGTCTACTTGCACGCCGCTCATCGAGGCAACTCGATCATCATCGAAGTGGAAGATGACGGGGCGGGTCTCGATCTCAAACGGATTCGGACGAAAGCCGCGAATCTTGGGCTGGCTCGGCCGGAACAGATTCAGGCGATGCCGGATGCCGAAGCGTTGAAGTTTATCTTTGCCCCAGGGTTTTCGACGGCGGAGAAGGTGGGGGATCAGGCTGGGAGAGGTGTCGGTCTCGATGTGGTCAAGCGGGTGATAGAGGGGATGAACGGTCATATCGACGTGGAGTCGCTTCCCGGAGTGGGCACCAAGTTTACGTTGGATTTGCCGCTGACGCTGCTCATTGCGACGGCTTTGATGGTTCGAGTGGGATCGGAGCGGTATGCGATTCCATTGCCCAACGTGCGCGAGGTCACCATGCCGACGGTGGGCTCGTTGCAGCACATGGGGGAGCGGGCCATTTTGCAGATGGGCGAAGAGGCGATCGATCTCTATTCATTGCGCCACTTGATCCGACGGGAAAGCGGGATGGTCGATATCTCCATGCCAGTGGTCGTGGTACGCACCGTCTCTGGTCCGATCGGACTGGCGGTCGATGAGTTGTTGGGGCGCCAGGAAATCGTCATTAAATCATTGGGTACATTACGCTCGATGGAACGTTCCTGCTTCGGCGGGGCCACGATCGATCCTGAAGGGCATGTAGTGCTCGTGGTGGATACGGGACGATTGCTCGCGCGGGAATCTCGGGAGTCGGCCGCGATGTTGGCGGCTCCGGAAACGACCGTGGGGACTCATCAGGACGCGGGCCAAAGTACGGATGGCCAAGGCCCTGCGATGGCGTCAATTCTCTTGATCGACGATTCGCTGAGCATTCGGAAATTTGTCGGACGCATGTTGGAAAATGCCGGGTATCAGGTCGATACAGCGGTAGATGGCGAAGATGGATTGCGGAAGGCCTCGGCGCATTCCTACCGGTTGATTTTTACAGATTTGGAGATGCCGAAGTTGAACGGATTGGAAGTCATCCAGGCGTTGCGTAGTCGGCCACAGACGCAGCAGACCCCAGTCGTGGTCATGACCACGCGTGCGGGGGACAAGCACCGTCAGATGGCGCTCAATATCGGGGCCAGCTCATATATCGCTAAGCCGGTGGAAGAACGCGCGCTGCTTCAAGAGGTCGAGCGATGGGTCGGGCAGGTGACGACGGCCCGGAAGTAA
- a CDS encoding response regulator — MSKIVVVDDSYAELQMIEGYLKAASHTVVSFPNTDKLEDKIVSEKPDLIVMDVVMPGRNGFQACRDLKADDRFKNIPVVLCTSKGQESDKFWGQQQGANGYVVKPFKAEDLLAAVKRALN; from the coding sequence ATGAGCAAGATCGTAGTCGTCGATGATTCGTACGCGGAGTTGCAGATGATCGAAGGGTATCTCAAGGCCGCCAGCCACACCGTGGTGTCTTTTCCGAATACGGACAAGCTGGAAGATAAGATCGTCTCCGAAAAACCTGATCTGATTGTGATGGATGTGGTCATGCCGGGCCGGAATGGCTTCCAGGCTTGCCGCGATCTGAAAGCCGATGATCGGTTTAAGAATATTCCCGTCGTGCTCTGCACGTCCAAGGGGCAGGAGAGCGACAAGTTTTGGGGGCAGCAGCAGGGCGCCAATGGATATGTGGTGAAGCCGTTTAAGGCTGAAGATCTCTTGGCCGCCGTGAAGCGCGCGTTGAACTAG
- a CDS encoding methyl-accepting chemotaxis protein, with protein sequence MARHSKSAWTIQTWFNNLKTLPKLILGFSAVGVIMIMVGLVGLIGLSRLKAELQNIYDGSTVALSNTGVSSTNLGLYHDALLNAGRQSRKSDFDDAIAPLAVLKKQTLEPLQAYQGSEFRESATGRNEGKDIAALKTALAEYFVSTDGAVSAFADSYSASLSEDQKQSMRDLGNLALSVEVANKYSTATLRVRELMTTIRELAKELNESGQAEATRSTNLVLFGGLIALLFGGTIGYYLARYIARNIVHVADVAEQAAAGNLQARAKLESDDEVGHMAKAFNSMLDRITALVSTEEERDVMQKRLMQFLVLVSDVGKGDLTKRGEVTADMFGNLADGFNLMIQRFAQLMRQVREAAERVNKSAGTLRDNAGQMAGTAKHQADESVKTLGAVEQLAASMRQVAETAGASSESARQVLQATERGRVAVQETVQDMQSIRAAVQRMSKQVKALGDRSLEISQIVSTIRDIANQTNLLALNAAIEAAGAGEAGARFAVVADQVRKLAESSTQATREIADLVKVIQSETQDAVVAMEHETQAVEAGSASALRTGDVFKEISTIAQRSSELAQSIASSAVEQTASTDKVGRSIKDFTGGAVATQKATDSARVTVEDMAKLAETLTASVSQFKLV encoded by the coding sequence ATGGCGAGGCACAGCAAGTCAGCGTGGACGATTCAGACGTGGTTCAATAATCTCAAAACACTGCCGAAGTTGATTCTCGGATTCTCTGCCGTCGGTGTCATCATGATCATGGTCGGTCTCGTGGGTCTTATCGGTTTGAGCCGGCTAAAAGCTGAGCTGCAGAATATTTACGACGGATCAACGGTCGCGCTGTCGAACACCGGAGTCAGCAGTACGAACCTCGGTCTGTATCATGACGCGCTGCTGAACGCCGGCCGCCAGTCACGGAAGAGCGACTTTGACGATGCGATCGCGCCGCTGGCCGTTCTCAAAAAACAGACATTGGAACCCTTGCAAGCCTATCAGGGGTCGGAGTTCCGCGAGTCGGCGACGGGCCGAAACGAAGGGAAGGATATTGCTGCGTTGAAGACCGCGTTGGCTGAATATTTCGTGTCAACCGACGGTGCCGTCAGCGCTTTTGCTGATAGTTACTCCGCGTCACTCTCCGAAGATCAGAAGCAGAGCATGCGAGACCTGGGTAACCTGGCCCTCTCCGTCGAAGTCGCGAACAAGTACAGCACGGCCACGCTGCGTGTGCGAGAGTTGATGACCACGATTCGAGAATTGGCCAAAGAGCTGAACGAGAGCGGACAGGCCGAAGCGACGCGCAGCACGAATTTGGTGTTGTTCGGAGGCCTTATTGCGCTCCTGTTCGGAGGCACAATCGGTTACTACCTGGCCCGATATATTGCACGAAACATTGTGCACGTGGCCGATGTCGCCGAGCAAGCCGCTGCGGGTAACCTCCAGGCCCGCGCGAAGCTCGAGAGCGACGACGAGGTGGGCCACATGGCGAAAGCGTTCAACTCGATGTTGGATCGTATTACGGCTCTTGTGTCCACCGAGGAAGAGCGAGACGTGATGCAAAAGCGCCTGATGCAATTCCTTGTGTTGGTGTCCGACGTCGGTAAAGGAGACCTGACCAAGCGCGGAGAAGTCACGGCGGATATGTTTGGAAACTTGGCCGACGGATTCAATCTCATGATTCAGCGGTTCGCGCAGTTGATGCGCCAAGTGCGTGAAGCGGCTGAACGGGTAAATAAATCAGCCGGGACGCTGAGAGACAACGCCGGACAGATGGCCGGTACGGCGAAGCATCAAGCCGACGAATCCGTCAAGACGCTGGGCGCGGTTGAACAGTTGGCGGCATCGATGCGGCAGGTCGCTGAAACCGCCGGGGCGTCTTCTGAATCGGCCCGCCAAGTGTTGCAAGCGACCGAGCGCGGTCGCGTGGCGGTCCAAGAAACCGTGCAGGACATGCAGAGTATCCGCGCTGCGGTGCAACGTATGTCGAAACAGGTGAAAGCCCTTGGCGACCGGTCGTTGGAAATTTCACAGATCGTGTCGACGATTCGGGATATTGCCAATCAGACCAACCTGCTGGCTTTGAACGCGGCCATCGAGGCCGCCGGCGCCGGTGAAGCGGGCGCCCGATTCGCCGTCGTCGCCGACCAGGTGAGAAAGCTCGCGGAAAGCTCCACCCAGGCCACGCGGGAAATTGCGGACCTTGTGAAAGTGATTCAAAGTGAAACGCAGGATGCCGTGGTCGCGATGGAACATGAAACTCAGGCCGTGGAAGCGGGGTCGGCTTCTGCGTTGCGTACGGGTGACGTGTTCAAGGAAATTTCTACGATCGCCCAGCGTTCATCCGAGCTGGCGCAGAGCATCGCATCCTCTGCGGTTGAGCAGACCGCTTCGACCGATAAGGTGGGACGCTCGATTAAGGACTTTACCGGCGGCGCGGTGGCCACGCAGAAAGCCACGGATTCCGCGCGAGTCACCGTAGAAGATATGGCAAAACTCGCTGAAACGCTGACGGCCTCTGTGTCGCAATTCAAACTGGTGTAG